Part of the Acidobacteriota bacterium genome is shown below.
CACCCACATCGCCGACGTGGACTACGAAACCATCACCCTCTACCCGGGCAATTACAGCCACTTCGAGGAGGCGAAGGTCGAGGATCGGGAGCGCCGGGAGGCGGAGATCGCCAAGCAGGAGAAGAAGGTCGCCGACATGCAGAATTTCGTCGACCGCTTCCGCGCCAAGGCCACCAAGGCCCGCCAGGCCCAGAGCAAGCTCAAGCAGATCGAGCGCATCGAGATCGAGCCCCTGCCCCAGAGCTCCCGCCGCTACCCCACCTTCAAGCTGCGCCAGGTGCGGCCCAGCGGCAAGCAGGTGCTGGAGGTCAAGGGCGTCTCCAAGGCCTACGGGCCGAAGAAAGTCCTGGAGGATGTCTCCCTCACCGTCAACCGCGGCGACCGCATGGCCATCATCGGCCCCAACGGCATCGGCAAGTCGACCCTGCTGAAGATCGTCATGGGGGTCACCAACCAGGACGCCGGCGACGTCGAGTGGGGCTATGAAACCCACCCGGGCTATTTCGCCCAGGACCACCACGAGACTCTCGGCGACCGCTCCATCACGGTGCAGGACTGGCTCTGGGAGGCGGTGCCCACGGAAACCGTCGGCTGGGTACGCGGCCATCTGGGCATGGTGCTCTTCTCCGGCGACGAAGCGAAGAAGAGCGTCTCCAGCCTCTCCGGCGGCGAGGCAGCACGGCTGATCTTCTGCCGGCTGTCGGTGGAAAAACCCAACGTGCTGATCCTCGACGAGCCCACCAACCACCTGGACCTGGAAGCCATCGACGCCCTGGTGAAAGGGCTCAAGGAATACGACGGCACCCTCCTCTTCGTCTCCCACGACCGCTGGTTCGTCTCCCAGCTGGCCACCCGGGTGCTGGAGATCTCCCCCGCCGGCATCAACGATTACCACGGCTCCTACGACGAGTACCTGGAGAAATGCGGCGACGACCACCTGGACGCCGACTCGGTGGTGCTCAAGGCCAAGCGGGAGAAGCGCAAGGATCGCTCCAGCGGCGGCAGCGGCTCCTCTTCCCAGAAGATGAACCAAAACCAACGCCGCCAGCGCCGCCGCAAGCTCACCCAGCGCCGCGACCAGGTCACCGCCGAGGTGGAAAAGGCGGAGGAGCGCATCAACGAGATCAACGAGCTCTTCTGCGACCCCACCTACTTCGACCGCACCTCCCACAAGGAAGTGACCAAGAAGGAGCAGGAACAGAAGAAGCTCTCCGAGAAGGTCGACGAGCTGATGCAGGAGTGGGAGGAGCTCGAGGAGGAGCTGGCGGAGTTGGAGGAGGAAGCGGGGTGAGCCGGCTGCCGTCGGAAAGATCCTCGATCCGGAGGCCGTGGGCGCTTTTGGAAAAAACCCTCACCCCCTCGATCCCCCTCTCCCAGCCCACCCTCCCGTCCACCCGGTAGAGGGGGAAGCTCACAGCTCCGCATCCAATCTATAGAGAGCTTTCGCGGACGGGCGGGGAACCTGGGAGTGCCGGCTTCCAGCCGGCCTGGGTCTTGCTGCCACCAAGTACCGGTCCG
Proteins encoded:
- a CDS encoding ABC-F family ATP-binding cassette domain-containing protein; translated protein: MIAVSNLGKFFGHQTLFTGVSIQFNPGNRYGVVGANGSGKSTFLKILTGEEPPSEGTVALPKRVRLGVLQQDHFLHEEQEILQVAMMGRRDVWDAMVEKEKLLEKAEESFDGDRYAELEEIILRNDGYVLEARAGEILEGLGIPTEVHKKPLSTLSGGFKLRVLLGQVLASAPDVLLLDEPTNHLDILSIRWLEKFLVDFPGTAILISHDHRFLDNVCTHIADVDYETITLYPGNYSHFEEAKVEDRERREAEIAKQEKKVADMQNFVDRFRAKATKARQAQSKLKQIERIEIEPLPQSSRRYPTFKLRQVRPSGKQVLEVKGVSKAYGPKKVLEDVSLTVNRGDRMAIIGPNGIGKSTLLKIVMGVTNQDAGDVEWGYETHPGYFAQDHHETLGDRSITVQDWLWEAVPTETVGWVRGHLGMVLFSGDEAKKSVSSLSGGEAARLIFCRLSVEKPNVLILDEPTNHLDLEAIDALVKGLKEYDGTLLFVSHDRWFVSQLATRVLEISPAGINDYHGSYDEYLEKCGDDHLDADSVVLKAKREKRKDRSSGGSGSSSQKMNQNQRRQRRRKLTQRRDQVTAEVEKAEERINEINELFCDPTYFDRTSHKEVTKKEQEQKKLSEKVDELMQEWEELEEELAELEEEAG